The Muricauda sp. SCSIO 65647 genome includes a region encoding these proteins:
- a CDS encoding AraC family transcriptional regulator, with protein sequence MDSSSILLVLSCLGIAQALFLCLYLFTLKKGNRKAHVFLALIIFGLTLRIGKSILNTYIHLEAWQRNLGIAGILLVGPSIWLYGKTLLNSAPKRIGHSLPHYIPYVIFSVCCAVIPNRFDTLSLAIYYAVFGHLLLYLVLAALLSFRIRNQSQKAVFHWYRNLVIGVGIIWAFYMGNVSGLIPFYIGGAICYTFLVYIFSFLLLRKHTFHLEKYQGKPLDQNTSKNLMDNLEALFENKAIYLNHQVTLAEVAKSLGTNAKTLSRVINETTGRNFSEFVNGYRVERAKKLLASEATQHEKIASIAYDSGFNNVTSFNLAFKGLTKLTPSEFRKRTLVKN encoded by the coding sequence ATGGATAGTTCGTCGATACTATTGGTGTTAAGTTGTCTTGGCATTGCCCAAGCGCTGTTCTTGTGCCTCTACCTCTTTACCCTGAAAAAGGGAAACAGAAAAGCCCATGTTTTTCTGGCCTTGATCATTTTCGGATTGACCCTACGGATCGGAAAGTCTATTCTCAATACGTACATACATTTGGAGGCTTGGCAGCGAAACTTGGGCATAGCCGGTATTCTATTGGTCGGGCCCAGTATTTGGTTATATGGCAAAACATTGTTGAACAGCGCCCCAAAGCGTATTGGGCATAGCCTTCCTCATTATATACCATACGTTATTTTTAGTGTGTGCTGTGCCGTGATCCCGAACCGTTTTGACACACTGTCATTGGCTATTTACTATGCCGTTTTTGGTCATCTTTTATTGTATCTGGTGCTGGCCGCCCTCTTAAGTTTTCGTATAAGAAATCAATCACAAAAGGCGGTTTTTCATTGGTATCGCAATTTGGTCATTGGGGTGGGTATCATTTGGGCATTCTATATGGGAAATGTATCAGGACTGATTCCGTTTTATATAGGCGGCGCTATTTGCTATACGTTTTTGGTCTATATTTTCTCTTTTTTGCTGCTGCGAAAACATACTTTCCATTTAGAAAAATACCAAGGGAAGCCATTGGATCAAAATACTTCCAAAAATCTGATGGATAATCTGGAAGCGCTTTTTGAGAATAAAGCGATTTACCTCAACCATCAAGTAACCTTGGCCGAAGTCGCCAAGTCTTTGGGTACCAATGCCAAAACATTATCACGGGTCATCAACGAGACCACGGGAAGAAATTTTTCTGAGTTTGTCAATGGCTATCGTGTCGAAAGGGCAAAAAAACTGTTGGCCTCAGAAGCGACCCAACATGAAAAGATTGCCTCTATAGCCTATGATTCAGGTTTCAACAATGTCACCTCCTTTAATCTTGCTTTTAAGGGATTGACCAAGCTTACCCCATCAGAATTCAGAAAACGGACATTGGTCAAAAACTGA
- a CDS encoding lactonase family protein, which produces MNTKIVGCLLLVLAVMGCSEKKVAHTETLFVGTYTDGTSEGIYTLQFNAETGALDSLQLKAKLPNPSFLAVSEVGDYLYAVQETADFDSLGGGVTAFSLENGVLEKLNSKGSGGAHPCHAALSGDGQLAVSNYSGGNLAIFDLEVGGELGQRQLIDHKALDTTRQAHTHKAHFSNNELFAADLGLDAVKRYQKKEDEWRPAAQASLDLPNGAGPRHFVFNDDQSRLYVINELNSTITLFEKDEQGSYEERQTVQTLADDYGANNSCADIHLSPDGRFLYGSNRGENTIVIFAVDAASGELVLVGRESVHGDWPRNFVLDPSGNHLLVANQNSNNISVFKRDTDKGTLHFLNSFELGSPVCLVFLKQ; this is translated from the coding sequence ATGAATACGAAAATAGTTGGCTGTTTACTTTTAGTCTTGGCGGTAATGGGTTGTTCTGAAAAAAAGGTTGCCCATACAGAGACCCTTTTTGTGGGCACCTATACCGATGGTACCAGTGAGGGCATCTATACCCTACAATTTAATGCTGAGACCGGTGCTTTGGATTCTTTGCAGTTAAAGGCCAAGTTGCCCAATCCGTCTTTTCTCGCCGTTTCAGAAGTAGGGGATTATCTATACGCTGTTCAAGAAACCGCAGATTTTGATAGTCTTGGTGGCGGCGTGACCGCTTTTTCACTAGAGAATGGAGTTCTCGAAAAACTGAATAGCAAGGGTTCGGGTGGTGCGCACCCCTGTCATGCTGCCCTTTCGGGAGATGGCCAACTAGCCGTTTCAAACTACTCTGGAGGCAATCTCGCCATCTTTGATCTTGAAGTGGGCGGAGAGCTCGGCCAACGGCAACTCATCGACCATAAAGCGCTCGACACCACACGACAGGCCCACACGCACAAGGCCCATTTCAGCAATAATGAACTCTTTGCCGCCGATCTGGGTCTGGATGCCGTAAAACGGTATCAAAAAAAAGAAGATGAATGGAGACCTGCGGCCCAAGCCTCCCTCGATCTGCCCAATGGGGCCGGCCCACGACATTTTGTGTTCAATGACGACCAAAGTAGGCTGTATGTCATCAACGAATTGAATTCGACCATTACCCTATTTGAAAAAGACGAACAGGGCTCGTATGAAGAACGGCAAACGGTTCAGACGTTGGCCGACGATTATGGCGCAAACAATTCTTGTGCCGATATTCATCTTTCGCCCGACGGTCGATTTCTATACGGTTCGAACCGCGGCGAGAACACCATTGTCATCTTTGCCGTGGATGCGGCTTCAGGTGAGTTGGTTTTGGTGGGAAGAGAATCCGTTCATGGCGACTGGCCCCGCAACTTTGTGCTTGACCCCAGCGGAAACCATTTGCTGGTCGCGAATCAAAACAGCAACAACATTTCCGTTTTTAAGCGGGATACCGATAAGGGCACCCTACACTTTTTGAATTCGTTTGAACTGGGCAGTCCGGTATGTTTGGTATTTTTGAAGCAGTGA
- the hemH gene encoding ferrochelatase, whose protein sequence is MKKGVLLVNLGSPDSPTPKDLKPYLDEFLMDERVIDVNPVLRNIIVRGIILQTRPKRSAEAYSKIWWDEGSPLIVISERFAEKVRKLTKMPVALGMRYGSMSIKEGLQKLADESVDEVLLVPLYPHYAMSSYETVVVKAMQERERHFTNMRLTTLPAFYKNDEYIALLSKSIAEGLKEFEYDHLLFSYHGIPERHIRKSDPTKFHCKIDGQCCQTNSVAHHSCYRHQCYDTTERVKRVLNLSSEKVSSSFQSRLAGDPWLKPYTDFEFERLAKEGKKRLAVITPAFVSDCLETLEEIAMEGKHQFMEAGGEAYIHIPCLNDRDDWAALMAKWVNEWEQKEVLPA, encoded by the coding sequence GTGAAAAAAGGAGTTTTGTTGGTTAATTTGGGCTCGCCCGACAGCCCCACCCCAAAAGATTTGAAGCCATATCTTGATGAATTTTTGATGGATGAACGGGTCATCGATGTGAATCCAGTATTGCGCAATATCATCGTGCGCGGCATCATCTTGCAGACCCGTCCAAAACGTTCGGCCGAAGCCTATTCAAAGATTTGGTGGGATGAAGGCTCTCCCCTTATCGTTATCTCTGAGCGCTTTGCTGAAAAAGTAAGGAAACTGACCAAAATGCCCGTCGCCTTGGGTATGCGCTATGGCTCGATGAGCATCAAGGAAGGCTTACAAAAATTGGCCGATGAGTCAGTTGATGAGGTGTTGTTGGTGCCCTTATACCCACACTATGCCATGTCGAGTTATGAGACCGTGGTGGTAAAGGCCATGCAAGAGCGGGAACGTCATTTTACGAACATGAGGTTGACTACGCTACCTGCGTTTTATAAAAATGATGAGTATATCGCATTGCTCTCAAAAAGTATCGCCGAGGGGCTCAAAGAGTTTGAATACGACCATCTGTTGTTTTCCTATCACGGTATACCCGAACGGCATATAAGAAAAAGCGACCCGACAAAATTCCATTGCAAGATCGATGGCCAATGTTGCCAGACCAACTCCGTGGCACATCACTCCTGTTATCGGCACCAGTGTTACGATACCACTGAACGGGTGAAACGGGTTTTGAACCTGTCTTCTGAAAAGGTCAGTTCAAGCTTTCAATCACGATTGGCCGGTGACCCTTGGTTAAAGCCTTATACCGATTTCGAGTTTGAGCGATTGGCCAAAGAAGGAAAAAAACGCTTGGCGGTCATCACCCCTGCTTTTGTGAGTGATTGTCTCGAGACCTTGGAAGAAATTGCCATGGAGGGCAAGCACCAATTTATGGAAGCGGGCGGTGAAGCTTACATTCATATTCCCTGTTTGAACGATCGCGATGACTGGGCCGCCCTGATGGCGAAATGGGTGAACGAGTGGGAGCAAAAGGAAGTGTTGCCGGCTTAA
- a CDS encoding SMP-30/gluconolactonase/LRE family protein yields MMRVFSCLLLLAFSASFAQTHSDSIELPLEKDLIPEGIACDAHAKRLFLNSLRKNKIVSLDLDGRDPQDIIESNQYGYLSGFGMTVKGDTLFALGNSLPKKNNTSILLLLNSRSGAFIKSFMLDDTTTIYLNDLAISSTGKVYITDSESNNIYTIDEQADTLKIFLSHDELKYSNGIAISDDNTLLYFATYTTGIRILDIALQRLVNLPNPHKGIDGMKFYKNSLIAIVNGKRDGAQNGIYRYHLNQESTEIIRTEKIFDLRYESDIPTTFDICDDMLYFIADSQLDNFDQDTNEIIDTTRLEPYQLIKIDLTKT; encoded by the coding sequence ATGATGAGGGTTTTTTCTTGTTTGCTGCTACTGGCTTTTTCCGCTTCTTTTGCCCAAACCCATTCAGATAGCATAGAATTGCCGCTCGAAAAAGACCTGATTCCCGAAGGCATTGCCTGTGATGCCCATGCAAAGCGGCTTTTCCTGAACAGTTTACGCAAAAACAAAATCGTAAGCCTTGACCTTGATGGACGCGATCCGCAAGATATCATTGAATCTAATCAATACGGCTATCTTTCAGGATTCGGAATGACCGTAAAAGGTGATACACTCTTTGCACTGGGCAATTCGCTGCCCAAAAAAAACAATACATCCATTCTACTACTACTAAATAGCCGTTCGGGGGCTTTCATCAAATCATTCATGCTTGACGATACGACCACCATTTATCTCAATGATTTGGCTATCAGCTCAACAGGAAAAGTGTATATCACCGATTCTGAGAGCAACAACATTTACACTATCGATGAACAAGCGGATACGCTAAAAATCTTTCTATCCCATGATGAACTGAAATATTCAAATGGCATAGCGATATCAGATGACAATACCTTGCTCTATTTTGCCACCTATACCACCGGAATACGAATTCTCGACATCGCATTGCAAAGACTGGTGAACCTTCCGAACCCACATAAGGGCATCGATGGCATGAAGTTTTATAAGAACAGCCTCATCGCCATTGTAAATGGAAAAAGGGATGGCGCACAAAATGGCATTTACCGATACCATCTCAATCAAGAAAGCACGGAAATTATCCGTACGGAAAAGATTTTTGATTTGAGATATGAATCGGATATCCCCACTACCTTCGACATTTGTGATGATATGCTCTATTTCATTGCCGATTCTCAATTGGATAACTTTGACCAAGACACCAATGAAATAATCGATACGACCCGATTGGAACCCTATCAATTGATAAAAATAGATCTGACCAAAACCTAA
- a CDS encoding MATE family efflux transporter: MAKVTADQLGSEPIGRLLIKQAVPASIGILVMSINVLVDSIFVGNWIGSIAIAAINVVLPVSFFIAALGMAIGIGGSSIISRALGANNKEKALKTFGNQITLTLLVTVSMVILGLYYVDSLIPAFGGKGDIFDPAKIYYIIVLYGVPFLALCMMGNTVIRAEGKPKFAMIAMIIPSVGNLLLDYIFIYVFDWGMHGAAWATTAGYLLCLAYIVYFFLSKNSELKISPSHFGLNAPILREIGSLGFVTLSRQAVTSIIYLLLNNILFSLGGEALVAVYAIIGRMLMFALFPVFGVTQGFLPIAGFNYGAAKYDRVKQSIYTAIKYAALVAALVFVVLMLFPAEIADLFLSDRPDLPIKELEMNAFVLEHAPLAMRLVFAATPIIALQLIGAAYFQAIGKAIPALLLTLTRQGFFFIPLLLLLPNFLGELGVWLSFPIADVLATMVTGIYLRKEIKTKLSGSSKR; this comes from the coding sequence ATGGCCAAAGTAACCGCAGATCAATTGGGCTCTGAGCCCATCGGAAGATTACTGATCAAACAGGCCGTGCCCGCTTCGATCGGTATCTTGGTCATGTCGATCAATGTGCTGGTCGATTCCATTTTTGTGGGCAATTGGATAGGCTCCATCGCCATCGCGGCCATCAATGTGGTACTGCCCGTTTCCTTTTTTATCGCTGCGCTGGGCATGGCCATTGGTATCGGGGGATCGAGCATCATTTCACGGGCCTTGGGGGCCAACAACAAAGAGAAGGCACTCAAAACCTTTGGTAACCAGATTACGTTGACCCTTTTGGTGACCGTTTCGATGGTCATTTTGGGGCTGTACTATGTCGATAGCTTGATTCCCGCTTTTGGGGGCAAGGGCGATATCTTTGACCCCGCCAAGATTTATTACATCATTGTCTTGTACGGCGTGCCCTTTTTGGCGCTTTGCATGATGGGCAATACGGTGATTCGGGCAGAGGGAAAACCGAAGTTTGCCATGATCGCCATGATCATACCCTCGGTGGGCAATCTATTGCTTGATTATATTTTCATCTATGTATTCGATTGGGGCATGCATGGCGCGGCATGGGCGACCACGGCGGGGTATTTGTTGTGTCTTGCCTATATCGTGTACTTCTTCCTCTCAAAAAATTCAGAACTCAAAATAAGCCCATCACATTTTGGACTGAATGCCCCTATCTTAAGGGAAATCGGCTCACTGGGCTTTGTGACGCTCTCGCGCCAAGCGGTGACCAGCATCATCTACCTGTTGCTCAACAATATACTTTTTAGCCTTGGAGGTGAAGCCTTAGTAGCCGTGTATGCCATCATTGGGCGAATGCTCATGTTTGCGCTGTTTCCCGTGTTTGGGGTCACCCAAGGGTTTCTGCCCATCGCGGGGTTCAACTATGGGGCCGCCAAATATGACCGCGTCAAGCAATCGATCTATACGGCCATTAAATACGCCGCTCTGGTGGCCGCTTTGGTGTTCGTGGTGTTGATGCTGTTTCCGGCTGAGATTGCCGATCTGTTCTTGAGCGATCGGCCCGATTTACCGATAAAAGAACTTGAAATGAACGCCTTTGTGTTGGAGCATGCCCCCCTGGCGATGCGATTGGTGTTCGCGGCAACACCGATTATTGCACTGCAGCTTATCGGCGCTGCCTATTTTCAGGCCATTGGCAAGGCAATCCCTGCCCTATTGTTGACATTGACTCGTCAGGGCTTTTTCTTTATTCCGTTATTGTTGCTGTTGCCCAATTTCTTGGGCGAACTTGGGGTATGGTTGTCGTTTCCGATCGCTGATGTGTTGGCAACGATGGTTACGGGAATCTATTTGAGGAAGGAAATAAAGACCAAGCTCAGCGGTTCTTCAAAGCGATGA
- a CDS encoding N-acetylmuramoyl-L-alanine amidase-like domain-containing protein, with amino-acid sequence MKYNALFLVFLCASLSAQITCNPKDRLLFQQKIEALEQVKAHSFGDTLVQVGKTFLGTPYVEKTLEIGDTETLVINLRGLDCTTYVENVLAFSTLLRDGNTDFDAFAETLKTIRYRNATLNGYSSRLHYFTEWIRNNNEKGFVKDISADLGGVELQKPINFMGTHRELYPFLKDDDNYQKILETEKALAKQTLCILPQDQIKAVEEKINNGDIIALATSIKGLDVTHTGVAIRRPNGRIHLLHASSSGQVTITEEPLADYLKKIKNNIGIIVARPL; translated from the coding sequence ATGAAATACAATGCGCTTTTCTTAGTCTTCTTATGTGCCTCGCTATCGGCGCAGATTACCTGTAACCCCAAAGACCGTTTACTATTTCAACAGAAAATAGAGGCCCTTGAACAGGTCAAGGCCCATTCTTTCGGAGATACCTTGGTACAAGTGGGAAAGACCTTTTTGGGCACCCCCTATGTGGAAAAAACACTTGAGATCGGCGATACAGAAACCCTTGTGATCAACCTTCGCGGACTCGATTGCACCACTTATGTAGAAAACGTTTTGGCCTTTTCAACCCTTTTGCGCGATGGTAATACCGATTTTGACGCCTTTGCTGAAACGTTAAAAACCATTCGGTATCGGAATGCTACTTTAAATGGGTATTCTTCTCGTTTACATTACTTTACAGAGTGGATTCGAAACAATAACGAGAAGGGTTTTGTCAAAGATATCTCAGCTGATCTGGGAGGGGTCGAATTGCAAAAGCCCATCAATTTTATGGGAACCCATCGCGAACTGTACCCCTTTTTGAAAGATGATGACAACTACCAAAAGATTTTGGAAACAGAGAAAGCACTTGCCAAGCAAACCTTATGCATTTTGCCCCAAGACCAGATCAAAGCCGTAGAAGAAAAAATCAATAATGGTGATATCATTGCCTTGGCCACTTCCATAAAAGGTCTTGATGTGACCCACACGGGGGTTGCCATTCGACGACCGAATGGCCGCATACATCTCTTGCATGCCTCCAGCTCGGGCCAAGTGACCATAACCGAAGAGCCCTTGGCCGACTACCTTAAAAAAATCAAAAACAATATCGGGATCATAGTGGCTAGGCCTCTTTGA
- a CDS encoding nuclear transport factor 2 family protein produces the protein MKYFILSCGLLLLLACQQGKQELPTAQTSLQSVSKEDSLLLRYLKEVQWPKAYREQDTVLLDKILGDDFQMIDASGNWSDKVGELEWIKANAMQHDSFFYEIKRLDVLPNGTALICGTGHIMNDTVKTIYQSSNILIKRDGIWKAVASHVSGIKKVE, from the coding sequence ATGAAATACTTCATACTATCCTGTGGTCTTTTGTTACTACTCGCATGCCAGCAAGGAAAGCAAGAACTTCCCACAGCGCAAACTTCACTACAATCGGTTTCAAAAGAAGACAGTTTACTGCTTCGATACCTAAAAGAAGTACAATGGCCCAAGGCGTATCGGGAGCAGGACACAGTACTATTGGACAAAATTCTGGGCGATGATTTTCAGATGATCGATGCCAGCGGTAACTGGTCTGACAAAGTCGGTGAGCTCGAATGGATAAAAGCCAATGCCATGCAGCACGATTCCTTTTTTTATGAAATCAAACGATTGGATGTTTTGCCCAACGGTACCGCACTCATTTGTGGTACGGGGCATATTATGAATGATACGGTGAAAACCATTTATCAGTCAAGCAATATTTTGATTAAACGCGATGGGATATGGAAAGCGGTCGCTTCCCATGTTTCCGGAATCAAAAAAGTGGAATGA
- a CDS encoding DNA helicase PriA, translating into MEKTTKQTELKKACINCGAELKYKPGTTAINCEYCGHEESIALDESGFKELELYPYLQEMGAQRHSEEIAMLHCKNCGATQHIEENYKSLHCVYCSTPLILEDGHQEEWILPGAVLPFQIDQKASFRIFQRWVKKLWFAPNKLKKAALDPQFTKGLYLPYWTFDAQLKANYSGQRGDHYYVTETYRDSKGRKQKRQVRKTRWTPASGTVSGFVDDTLVKASKQKAGRIPNKIAHWNLKKLQPFESGFLAGFVTEKYTIPLKQGHLTAKKEAENIAGRWCRQDIGGDDQRLHHMDVRLSDETFKHILLPVYVSAYRYKGKEYNFFVNGENGQISGSRPYSALKIFFAVLFALLLIAIIILLAGNQGV; encoded by the coding sequence TTGGAAAAAACAACAAAACAAACTGAACTCAAAAAAGCCTGCATCAACTGTGGTGCCGAGCTAAAATATAAACCGGGCACCACGGCCATCAACTGTGAGTACTGTGGGCATGAAGAGTCCATTGCCTTAGACGAGTCCGGTTTCAAAGAATTGGAACTGTACCCCTATCTGCAAGAGATGGGTGCCCAGCGGCATAGTGAAGAAATCGCCATGCTGCACTGTAAAAACTGTGGTGCTACCCAACATATTGAAGAAAACTACAAATCACTGCACTGCGTGTATTGCAGTACACCCCTTATTTTAGAAGATGGCCATCAAGAAGAATGGATTTTACCGGGGGCTGTGCTGCCCTTTCAAATTGACCAAAAGGCTTCTTTTCGCATTTTTCAACGCTGGGTGAAAAAGTTGTGGTTTGCCCCCAATAAACTCAAAAAAGCCGCTTTAGATCCCCAATTCACCAAAGGGCTCTACCTGCCCTATTGGACGTTCGATGCGCAGTTGAAAGCCAACTATTCAGGGCAACGTGGCGATCATTACTATGTCACCGAGACCTATCGTGACAGCAAAGGCCGAAAGCAGAAACGTCAGGTACGCAAGACACGTTGGACGCCGGCCTCGGGAACCGTCTCAGGCTTTGTCGATGATACCCTGGTCAAAGCCTCTAAGCAAAAGGCAGGGCGTATACCGAACAAAATCGCCCATTGGAACCTCAAAAAATTACAGCCTTTTGAAAGTGGATTCTTGGCCGGATTCGTGACCGAAAAATATACCATACCCCTAAAACAAGGGCATTTGACCGCCAAGAAAGAGGCCGAGAACATCGCGGGCCGTTGGTGCCGTCAAGATATTGGTGGTGACGACCAACGCCTGCACCATATGGATGTACGCCTTAGTGACGAAACTTTCAAACATATTCTTCTGCCGGTCTATGTAAGCGCCTACCGCTATAAGGGGAAAGAGTACAACTTCTTTGTCAATGGTGAAAACGGACAGATTTCGGGCAGTCGGCCCTATAGCGCCTTGAAGATTTTCTTTGCGGTGCTCTTCGCACTGTTGCTGATTGCAATAATCATACTTCTTGCTGGCAACCAAGGGGTTTAA
- a CDS encoding nuclear transport factor 2 family protein: protein MKKHIVTALLLATFICSAQSEEEAIRATLQKYLEGSSYSDPELIQTAFYENADLFLSKEGQEIWVLSPKEYAALFENRVKGKFNGREGKILAIDRANDIASAKAEIRIPSRNLYLIDIFLLKKLSGEWKIIGKAATQMPEQ, encoded by the coding sequence ATGAAAAAACATATTGTAACAGCACTGCTATTAGCTACATTTATCTGTTCTGCCCAATCTGAGGAGGAGGCGATACGGGCTACCCTCCAGAAATATCTCGAGGGCTCTTCATACAGTGATCCCGAATTGATACAAACGGCTTTTTATGAAAATGCCGACCTATTCCTTTCCAAAGAAGGCCAAGAAATTTGGGTGCTGTCCCCAAAAGAATATGCCGCACTTTTTGAAAATCGGGTCAAAGGCAAATTCAACGGTCGTGAGGGGAAAATACTGGCGATTGACCGTGCCAACGATATTGCTTCCGCAAAAGCGGAAATCCGTATCCCGTCCAGAAACCTTTACCTTATTGATATTTTTCTTTTGAAAAAACTTTCGGGAGAATGGAAAATCATCGGTAAGGCCGCTACACAAATGCCAGAACAATAA
- a CDS encoding PQQ-dependent sugar dehydrogenase — MRFSILLVSILLFGCGQNLNEPKTPNAVLPVKETVFEGLNRPWGITFLSEEEALVTEKNGHMVKVDLQTKTKKVIKGFPSDLTDSIGAVHIGDNSGIFEVIKHPDFTENQVIYFSYAAKKPGVGKTTKFVRARLQHDSLADIKTVLVADPYNHINYHYGGGMVIGHDRKLYITVGERLFWEHDEPVLPIAQDVTDKRGKIHRFDLDGGIPEDNPDFGPDAVPSIFALGIRNTQGIAIQPKTNTLWFTEHGTIQGDELNILKPGANYGWPNRTTGRLRSKEYKPPKIEGVEFTPPTWFWHHTVAPTGLCFYTGDEFPTWKNNLFVPGLSRGSLWRFHIEGDTIKNVEELFLDDRVRSRKVAQSPEGKLYLLTDEENGKIIRIKAKPLSE; from the coding sequence ATGCGCTTTAGTATTTTATTGGTGTCGATCCTTCTCTTCGGATGCGGCCAAAACCTAAACGAACCCAAGACCCCTAACGCCGTGCTACCTGTCAAAGAAACGGTCTTTGAGGGCCTGAACAGGCCTTGGGGCATCACCTTTCTTTCAGAAGAGGAAGCTTTGGTGACCGAGAAAAATGGGCATATGGTCAAAGTCGATCTCCAGACCAAGACCAAGAAAGTCATTAAAGGGTTCCCCTCTGATCTGACCGATAGTATCGGTGCTGTTCATATCGGCGACAACTCCGGAATTTTTGAGGTCATAAAGCACCCCGATTTTACCGAAAATCAAGTAATCTATTTCTCGTATGCCGCCAAAAAGCCCGGCGTAGGCAAAACGACCAAATTTGTCAGGGCCCGCTTGCAGCATGACTCGCTGGCCGATATCAAAACCGTTTTGGTCGCCGACCCTTACAACCATATCAATTACCATTATGGGGGCGGAATGGTCATTGGTCATGACAGAAAACTGTACATCACTGTTGGGGAGCGACTTTTTTGGGAACATGATGAGCCCGTACTACCAATTGCACAAGATGTTACCGACAAAAGGGGTAAAATTCACCGCTTTGATCTAGACGGGGGTATTCCCGAAGATAATCCTGATTTTGGACCAGATGCCGTACCCAGCATTTTTGCTTTAGGTATTCGAAATACCCAAGGTATCGCAATACAGCCCAAAACAAACACCCTTTGGTTTACCGAGCATGGCACCATTCAAGGCGATGAGCTGAACATCTTGAAACCCGGAGCCAATTACGGATGGCCGAATAGAACCACGGGCAGATTGCGAAGCAAAGAGTACAAACCACCAAAAATAGAGGGGGTCGAATTTACCCCTCCGACATGGTTTTGGCACCATACCGTTGCCCCGACCGGATTATGTTTCTATACGGGAGATGAATTTCCCACTTGGAAGAACAATCTATTTGTGCCCGGGCTTTCAAGGGGCAGTTTATGGCGATTTCACATTGAAGGCGATACCATAAAAAACGTTGAGGAACTGTTTTTGGACGACCGGGTACGTTCAAGAAAAGTAGCCCAAAGCCCCGAAGGAAAATTATATCTCTTGACAGACGAAGAGAACGGCAAGATTATTCGAATCAAAGCAAAACCCTTATCAGAATAA